The DNA window CATGACAGAAGGTAGTCAAGGCTCGTTACAATAGAGGAGCTGATATTGAAGTTCCGGGAAAACTTTTCACACCCCGACTTcgagaaaagcaatattttgtaaaattttatgagtAGCTGACAATTGGCTATAATAGCTTAGATATAATTTTGAGATATAAATGCAAACCTAATCACTGAGagtgcggatttttttttaacaaaaaaaacgactttctaaaactactaaaaatcTTGAGAAAATGACTAGATATTTTTCATGCCagatacttatagtatacaaagCATATCTGGACTTAGTATTTTACTTctcaccgacttaaaaatgatgtagaaaatatttttttcatatacttacttaattattttagaaagtcggtttttttggcaaaaaattgttttagttaaatacgttttattttttacaaaaaaatattaaacagtatCAAAGATCCGAAAGATCCGAATGGAGTCGAAAATattcacggttgaagcaagtcatttttaaatttttacctacttggaaaagttagatgGGCgatctgggattcgaactcggctccccgaaagtgaagtcaaagtcctgacCACTgacctatcaccgcttcactctCAAATCTAAAATCAAAGCCAAAATAGATATTGGAACAAAATGAAATAACTGCGTAGTAACTTTTAAAGCTTTATTTCAATACAGCTTAATAAAATATGAGATAGAATTTGTTAGtacattacaaataataatagcgGCTCCAATATCAAAGTAATATCAATACATCGAAAAAAGCGTTAACACAAAAatcgtacttaagtataaattatTCTATGCGTGCCTTATGtccatttcatacaaaaaaggACCCGTTTGGGACAGTTGTTACAAACTGCGGATGAATGATGAAATGGTCTAGGTTAATAGTAGTCTAACATAAAATCGTTACAACATACAAACTACGTTATatgttttataagtaaaattaattgggtagataaaattaattctgtaattagattaaaaatttaaattaaaacaaatgataTGATGCATTCTTGTAGCGTTCGGCACGTGAGTGCGACTCGCGGGTAGTTATCGCTATTTCACTCGAGGGAAGCGCCGTGAGGCAGAGCATTAGACAGAACATCTCCATACAACTAGGTACGTACAAAGTACCTTtttgctaatttatttttagaatgtaGATCAGTGCTTTACTGCCGACATCTGATGTGTAAATAAAGATCGTTTACCTAGAATTctattatatagattttttttatagagattATTCACTGTTTATTGGACTGAACCCATTTGATAGGTAGCAGACAAAAAGAAGCCTGGGTTTGATAAGGATTATTTTAAGGTAGTTTAAAAACAACTACACCAaagttattatcatttaaacgGGCCAATAACGGGAGCTCGAACTATAGCTCGAGCATAAAATTTGTTTACTCTTTtcgtttattaatttgtttgacTTTGATATAGAAAAATCTTCTAAAAATAGGTTACGAAAAATCTTTAGATGCATTAAAGCACTGTCTAACAGTGTTTTCTGGAAATTTGAAATAGATGCCACTCTTAACCACTGGTACTCCAAATTCCTATTCTTCTTTCATTGCTTTGACTCACAACAGTGCCCCTTTGAAATAGACATTAGAGACGCGACGTGATGTTGCATCAAGAGTACGACCCCGCAAATGTGTCAACTCtgttaattaaaacatcacaaaTTCACAACGTTAACGCAACACCACGTTACGTGCctctaataaacattaaataaaactaaactaaaagaaCACATAATAACGAAGCAAAATCAATTTGAGTATAAACAATAGAAAATTCCAAAATTTAATTAGGGAgttaatagcaaaaaaaatatgttttgatcATATAATTGTGCCCTCACTGCATTAGTACACAAAATTCTATTAACTTTAACAGATCAAgtatcaaaaatatttacatccTTTGTAATTTGTGATCAAATATAGCACTCTGGCAATTTAGTTTTTAGATTTGTGTACATAGGAATTGGTGCCGTTACATATCGTAGCATAATTTACAAGGTCGATCTAAACTACACCTTAGAACTTCATAAACCAAAAGGAGTAAGAAAATATTcttgagaacaaaaaaaaagcaacacGTTCTAAAATAAAGTTCAATGGCGACGCACCTTTATAGTTTATACAAGCATTTCAAATTAACGAAGTATTTACACATGACTATTTCACCTTTGAACCatttatatcttaatatcaTACACTACGCGATGAAATGTACAACCGTTGAACAAACAACTTATCTACTTATAAAACGACAATAtttacaacaaacaaaacacaataTAGCACCTATCGGATTTTTAGGAACCATCCGATAATTACGAACATGAACTTGTCAGAAAACTTGTTGCACAATTCGTTTTTAGATCCACACCATTTCCTGACGtcataaatttttcttttcgaTTACAATGTTATcattaaagtaatcattatgaTCGTGTAAGTCCCAAAATGCGAGAGTGATCTCCCGGAAACTAAGGAAGacgtccagcagtgaacttatattaatcatataattttattctagCTCCCAGCTTCTTTTGTTACACTTGGCGTGGAACCTTGGACTCACTTCCCTTATCATGTGAAGTAATTAAAGGATGGCCCATACAAAACAAACTAGATAGTATTAACAACTTGATCGAAACATTTGGCGACAAACTGTTCTTTGTCGTCCAACTTTTTCACATCTCCGTGACGTGTTAACATCGCGTCCTCAAGAGCCGAAAGGGCCTCGGATGTGAACCTTTTGCCTTTAAGATGAGTTATAACGGACGCCTCCCCGTGGAATCCAGACTCCACTAAACCGGGAGGAATATTAAGAGTTACATCGTCGATAAGACCCTTCTCTACTGTCATGGAGATAACCAACTCCTGCGTTGCTGAGTATACTTTGGACGGCGCTAGAAGTTCCGCGGGTACAGGGAAGGATCGACTGACAGTGAACTCGGGTGTTCGACCGAACGCCCAGTCCCATGATTCTAGCTCGCTCTTCAGTTCCGAGAGACctgttaattaaaaatgcaattttaacTTATAATTGTACTCTAACTACAATCGAAAAATCTCTCATTCGGCAAGGCTTGTCGAAATGTTTCTAAACAATCTGACGtcgataaaattaatttgtttatattgtttGTCTCAATTgcgtaaaataattttttttaatgcaatattaatgaaattaaaaggtCTGAAAAAATAGCACAAAAATCGAATGTTTACGGTAACACGTTAATCAGCACGAATCGTCGAAGAATTAGATGTTCGTTCACTAAACTAAAACTACTTGAACTACCTTGTTATTTACAAACGGCTTTATATAAAACCTGTTTGTAAAGAAATAGAGTAAACTCACCTGGGAACCAGTCTTCAGTGGGGTTGACGAATTGAAAACCTCTCTGTTTCAAGATCTGCCGTTCGCCGCCATCATCCAAACGCAGTGCTGGAGTCCTCAGGTACTCGTACCCGATCGCCGTTTGTAAAGCTTCCACGGTGACTTTGTTGTCCATATCAGCCAGATTCACGACCGGGGAAGGCGTGGACGCCGTCGCTGTCGTCTGTATGCCatgctatataaaattaagtgtcCTTAACATGACATATCGGGAGGAGTAGGTTGGGTTAATGTTAGCGGGACAGAGTGTTAATGGCACACATAACGAAAATCAAACAATAATTTAGAcaaatcattattataacttaGGCTTCGGGGGCAATGTAGATACTCATTAAAGTTGGGCAGTTAGGAAtgattaataacataaatatatacaatgaaATGTTACATAAATCGATGATTGAATGTAAGCACATAAAATATGTTTGCTAGGGTATCACATTACAAAACTTTGAATTTCTTGGTTTTGTCTACTATACTATGCATGTATACTACATAGGTATAAACCTTCGTCTTTAATCTAGTCTATTTctgtaaaatgcatttaaatccGTTGCGTACATTAATAGACAAATAAGCGTACAAACATcgggagcgactttgttttatattttgtaaggaTAAAGACGAAACGAATTATTTCGTGCTTATTCCCTAATTCCTCTACAGTCTGTAGAGAATGTACCTAAAGTTACGCAAACTGGGTGGAACAAATCGAAGGTGGTTCCCCTCGCTATCTGCTTATAGTCAATACCTAAGGAGCGTAGTTAGTTGCCTAAAAGCCAATCGCATCAAATCAGATCATTGTAGGTCTACGGCAAGGAATGTGACTAGGAATAATGAGGCTAatagaatgatgatgattttaaattaaatggttAGTGGGCAAGCCTGTGTGCGAAAAGAAAATGCACATTACACTACAAgcactttttaatataataaacctaCAAATAGCCTAACGATATCTTAGTCTTTTTCTTTTGTCCTTAGCTAAATAAAAGGTAAAACAATCGCTGAAACGTGCAAGTTACACGCTGAGCTCTTACGGCGAAATACAAGAAAATTTAAACTATCAAAATTTAGACAGTCAATTGAATTTAAACTACCATTTTACTCCAATCCCTGAAGAAAACcggtaaaaagttaaataacgCTACTTGTTAGCCGCTGTAATTAATTTCTGCGAGTTCTAAGTAGTAAAAAAACCTAACAAATCACTTTAAAATATccttaattatgtttttatagcagacgatattaataattatgtaataactGTCGTTATCATATTATGCTATgtatacacaattttttttttaggtgaACTGTTGTTTTAAGTAATCTCTTGTCTTTCTTGTTTATAAAATGTACAAAGTACGTTTAAACTGTTAAATGTATCGTAAAGACAATAACATGACTCATATGGAAGTGTGATGACCTGTGACATAAATGAGCAATTCAAAACAGTGTTAGGAATTGTTACTTAAGGTCAATCCAACAGGccacaaacaaacaatatctttataaaattttatagacttttatcatttttttttggaatttgctgcatataattatataaaacactAGATAATTTAAGTGAATTGGCTTCCTATTCAATTGATTTGAAACTTCtagtacatttataaaaaaaagaacatgtagcgaaaattattaactataaaatatgaataacaaGGACTAGCAGAAAATATCTTctcaacattatttattatggagTATTATCATTACTCACTATACTTAGTGAATATTCATTAGAAGAATTGGAATGTAACTAATATAATTTTGCTTTGTGTGGTACACactaattacttattaataaattaaataggttAACAGAATAACATAtatgtacaaacaaacagaattgATTATATATGAACAAACTACTCACCTCTCTTTTAGCAAGTGCCTTGGTGAGATCTGCCTTGTTGGCATTGACTAGAAGAGTGCAGTGATGGTATCCGGTCAAGCGTCCTAATTTTGCAGCTGTTCCTGATATCTAGTAGCAACcattaaggaaataaaaaagtttaacatacaataatattagGAAACTAAACCAGAAGCTTTCAACCTTTTGTGGACAACTAACAACCATTCCATTACAgttttttctaattattatcAGCCCAGTTGGAATGTACATTATGTTCAAGACTGTAGATGTTGCTATGCccattgaattttaatattaaattgcaaAAGCAAAAATATCTAAGACTAATCCAATAACTACTCCTTGGTTCTATGTACTTGTACTAATATAAATCTGTTGAGTTGTCAATCTGGTCAACTACATGGAGAGTTTGGATACACTGAGGGTTTTAAATTTGGGTGAAAGTATTGGCTAACAGACATTTAAAAAGGATACTTTATATTTGTCTTGTACAATGATGTCATGACGATCATTGATGACAGATTTTATTCCAAATCCTCTGTACAGTGCTCTCTTCACCAGCTCCAAGTTGTACTTTCGATCATATCTTTCTCTTGGTGTGAAAAATGTAATGTTGAGATTACCACGGTCATGATACACAGTTCCCCCACCGCTGTTACGCCGAGCCAATGTTATCTCCTTTTCAGCTAAGAATGGCACATTAGCCTCAAGCCAAGGGTTTTGGTGTCTGCCGATAACAACACATGGCTCATTACGCCACACCATCATCACATGGTGGTTACTGAAGTCCATGTTCCGATACATCCAATCTTCCAGAGCCAAATTTGTGTTGATGTCCGTTGATTGAGACATGAACACTGACTTTGTGACCTCCCCCTCAGGCGGCAACTCATTGCGGATTTTCTTGCTGGCCAGATTCTTGCCTGTGGCCAGGCTTCTTGAACTAGTCCTTCTTGTCAACCCGACTACAACAAACATGTTGCTCATGGCAATCTTTCTCATCAGTGATTGTGCcatatttaatgatttataGAAAACTGATACTTTTTTGTATGAACCTTTGACAGGCAGTCCCTTAAGtctaaatttcttaaaataacagTCTATTGAAACAGAAGCACTAAAATGGTAAACACATTAATGCATAGAAAATCCGGCGTCAGTGTCTGCCGAAGAGAGGGAGATCAAGTATTCATGTAGGGCGATTGTCTGATGCAGCCACTTCCAGGTTTGGTGCAGGGTGTTAATTCGAAAACGAATTCCCAAACAGTCCCGACAGTCACTTGGCATTCCTCCTCTTGGATGCaggatgaataaaaaaatcagaacACAAGTTATAAAACTTGAACTCAGGAACACTTacaaattatttgttaataaattatttagcttaacACGAACTGAATGCGAACTGATGTGCGATCGAGCATGAGCGTACAACAGAATGTGAAATAAGTACCTTCTGTCGTCTCATTTTATTCATGTTCACTGTGATAAGCGGGCCAAGGAACTAGGGGGTCGAGCGAGGGCACACTGAGTAGCAAACAAATAACTCGATAAGAACCACGAAACGGGCACGAGTAGCACGATCTTATCACTTGCTGTCGGTCGTATTTATCTGCAACATCACGAATATAGCGTGGATGCTTTGTACCTATccggaatataataatatataatgaaaatttgaaattaGATAATCCTACCTACCTGTTATTACCTGGATATCATACAATATGAGTTTGGTCCTTTATCTACATCACTTTATACTTTTAACATAGTTCATCATAAGTccgaaaataaataagaaaaaaattattcaacaatTCAAATAGAAATAATGGATATTTTAATGGATTTTTCCACATTTTTATATTGCGACAGTTCAGTTGACACTTGTCAATTAACAGATTGACAGATGCCATTTGACAGAAGAGGATGACAGCAATGCTAAAAATCCAAAGAATTGGCGAAGTAAACTGTGCCGAGCAGGCatgacaaaaagccattaacCCAAGATTACTTCTTTAAGacctattcatttattaattttttatttgaatttactatgttataaaacaaagtatatctttgttttttaaactCGGCACATTTATGATATTCTCTTTGATTTTGACAGTTAGCACTTGACGTAATTAGTTATTACTAATCTGTACCCTGtagtataatttctgaaattgcGTGATTTTTGCTGGATAAttgtttcatataaaaatactcCCTAAAAACACAATTCATACGAAATGGCATTAAGAACTACGGCTGTACTTCGCAGTAAGTGGTCTATTCAACCTATAATTCATACTATTCCTTATTTCAATTTAGTTATtacataactttatttttttcaggCAGCTTAAGCAAGTGGGCTTATAATCTTTCAGGATTTAATAAATACGGTACGTAGTCATATGACTTAACATTgcaattatgtaaaatttagGTTCCGAAAGTTAGTGTCCGCAAAACTAGAAAAACAACTGGTGGATCATTTTCATTGCATTTCAAAGTGTTTATGTAAtttctaatatattaaataagctAAAACGGAGCGTAGTAGATGTCATCTCGTATATTCTCACTGTATTAGCAATGAACTTAAACCAAAGATATAATTTTAGGCCTACAGCGTGATGACTGTTTGTATGAGAATGAAGATGTCCAGGAAGCTTTACGCCGTCTTCCTGCTCATGTGGTAGATGAGCGTAACTTCCGGATGGTGCGCGCCATGCAGTTATCCATGCAAAAGACCATTCTGCCTAAAGAGGAGTGGACCAAATATGAAGAGGACAAACTTTACCTCACACCAATTGTTGAACAAGTCAAGAAGGAAAGATTAGAGCGTGAAGCATGGGAGAAGGAATATTAGGTTCCTAGtgttatgttaatattattatcattatttaataaacctAGCCTTTATTCAATTTTCTTTGTGTTAATTTACTCTTGATTAACAACACATTTAAAATGCAGATTAATGAGGCATATTTTCCTGGATGCTATAGCTATAATTCTTAGTGATTCATTATATTATGGGTTATAACCTATAGAATTGTTGCAATGCAGTTATTTGACAAGCatcaataattgttttaaaataattcataattgcTATAAATGAAacctttttatattctttttttaaagattaaataaaaacattttagttgtaaaaatgttttattaaaagaaacattCCTCTttaaaacatgaataaaattatgGCATGCAAGTTATGGCCAAAGAAGCAGATTAATAGGTAAGCACCCAACCTAAATATAACTGACAAGCATGTGCATACCTGCCAGTTCAAATTTAAGATGGGTGAATCCCTTGACttgaagtttaaatttaaatgaaatacaaaAATGGTCCCTAATCgtaaaatattgattttcttaaaaattatattattaaaacaaggtTTGCCAAATAACTGGCTACATTTTCACTAATGAGTAGATGTTTGTTTCTTAgaacataaatacaattattaactTAGAGACTTTGCTATGCAGGGCTTCAATCCCAGTTGATGGTTACCATTCCATTATGATAGCCAGTATCGAAGGTATTAGATATAAATGCACTACAC is part of the Pararge aegeria chromosome 2, ilParAegt1.1, whole genome shotgun sequence genome and encodes:
- the LOC120628943 gene encoding lipoyltransferase 1, mitochondrial isoform X3 → MSQSTDINTNLALEDWMYRNMDFSNHHVMMVWRNEPCVVIGRHQNPWLEANVPFLAEKEITLARRNSGGGTVYHDRGNLNITFFTPRERYDRKYNLELVKRALYRGFGIKSVINDRHDIIVQDKYKISGTAAKLGRLTGYHHCTLLVNANKADLTKALAKREHGIQTTATASTPSPVVNLADMDNKVTVEALQTAIGYEYLRTPALRLDDGGERQILKQRGFQFVNPTEDWFPGLSELKSELESWDWAFGRTPEFTVSRSFPVPAELLAPSKVYSATQELVISMTVEKGLIDDVTLNIPPGLVESGFHGEASVITHLKGKRFTSEALSALEDAMLTRHGDVKKLDDKEQFVAKCFDQVVNTI
- the LOC120628943 gene encoding lipoyltransferase 1, mitochondrial isoform X2, with translation MAQSLMRKIAMSNMFVVVGLTRRTSSRSLATGKNLASKKIRNELPPEGEVTKSVFMSQSTDINTNLALEDWMYRNMDFSNHHVMMVWRNEPCVVIGRHQNPWLEANVPFLAEKEITLARRNSGGGTVYHDRGNLNITFFTPRERYDRKYNLELVKRALYRGFGIKSVINDRHDIIVQDKYKISGTAAKLGRLTGYHHCTLLVNANKADLTKALAKRETTATASTPSPVVNLADMDNKVTVEALQTAIGYEYLRTPALRLDDGGERQILKQRGFQFVNPTEDWFPGLSELKSELESWDWAFGRTPEFTVSRSFPVPAELLAPSKVYSATQELVISMTVEKGLIDDVTLNIPPGLVESGFHGEASVITHLKGKRFTSEALSALEDAMLTRHGDVKKLDDKEQFVAKCFDQVVNTI
- the LOC120628943 gene encoding lipoyltransferase 1, mitochondrial isoform X1 — its product is MAQSLMRKIAMSNMFVVVGLTRRTSSRSLATGKNLASKKIRNELPPEGEVTKSVFMSQSTDINTNLALEDWMYRNMDFSNHHVMMVWRNEPCVVIGRHQNPWLEANVPFLAEKEITLARRNSGGGTVYHDRGNLNITFFTPRERYDRKYNLELVKRALYRGFGIKSVINDRHDIIVQDKYKISGTAAKLGRLTGYHHCTLLVNANKADLTKALAKREHGIQTTATASTPSPVVNLADMDNKVTVEALQTAIGYEYLRTPALRLDDGGERQILKQRGFQFVNPTEDWFPGLSELKSELESWDWAFGRTPEFTVSRSFPVPAELLAPSKVYSATQELVISMTVEKGLIDDVTLNIPPGLVESGFHGEASVITHLKGKRFTSEALSALEDAMLTRHGDVKKLDDKEQFVAKCFDQVVNTI
- the LOC120628977 gene encoding uncharacterized protein LOC120628977; this encodes MPSDCRDCLGIRFRINTLHQTWKWLHQTIALHEYLISLSSADTDAGFSMH
- the LOC120633384 gene encoding cytochrome b-c1 complex subunit 7-like codes for the protein MALRTTAVLRSSLSKWAYNLSGFNKYGLQRDDCLYENEDVQEALRRLPAHVVDERNFRMVRAMQLSMQKTILPKEEWTKYEEDKLYLTPIVEQVKKERLEREAWEKEY